The Comamonas sp. GB3 AK4-5 genome includes a region encoding these proteins:
- a CDS encoding FixH family protein, with protein MTAASAQTAMQQPAMQQPSKPWWTFPHVWLVIAGPAIVVVAACATFWIAVQNPDPVVDEDYYRKGVEINKTLKNPEISFAPALKSRNHSATPQEDQPSLKPE; from the coding sequence ATGACAGCAGCAAGCGCACAAACCGCCATGCAACAACCCGCCATGCAACAACCCAGCAAGCCCTGGTGGACGTTTCCCCATGTGTGGCTGGTGATCGCCGGCCCCGCCATCGTGGTGGTGGCCGCTTGCGCCACGTTCTGGATTGCGGTGCAGAACCCCGATCCCGTGGTGGATGAGGACTACTACCGCAAGGGCGTGGAGATCAACAAGACCTTGAAGAATCCGGAAATCAGCTTTGCCCCGGCGCTCAAGAGTCGCAACCATTCGGCCACGCCCCAGGAAGACCAACCGAGTCTCAAGCCGGAATAA
- a CDS encoding DNA recombination protein RmuC, with protein sequence MIWLALGLLLAVLLLQLWLVLRPRSGGVDAGLAQPLQALQQAAQQTQLALAKSDGALEHMTQQLLGLSHHLNQHQQAASDSLRKLVEGRMAQSLAEARASRQELQQHFQQLQEALAQQLHRLQQGNLHSAEQLRGTLNERLAAIQTDNADKLEAMRRTVDEKLHETLEQRLGESFKLVSDRLEQVHKGLGEMQTLAGSVGDLKRVMTNVKTRGTWGEVQLGAIIDNVLTPAQYAKNVKTLPGSDELVEFAIRLPGQGGVDDAPVWLPIDAKYPVEHYQRLQDALDAGERAQVAAAGNAFESSIRAEAKKIAAKYLAPPHTTDFAVMYLPSESLFAEVLRRPGLVEALQNDSRVVVTGPANLAAMLSSLQMGFKTLAIEQRSSEVWAVLGQVKTEFAKFGEVVEATRKSIDAAARRFEQVDVRTRAIQRRLRGVQELPAPGADALGAAMAVAALPPGEAPAQPGGAGLDDEDVNA encoded by the coding sequence ATGATCTGGTTGGCCTTGGGGCTGCTGCTGGCGGTGTTGCTGCTGCAGCTGTGGCTGGTGTTGCGCCCGCGTAGCGGCGGTGTGGATGCCGGCCTGGCCCAGCCGCTGCAGGCCTTGCAGCAAGCCGCGCAGCAGACCCAGCTGGCCCTGGCCAAGAGCGACGGCGCGCTGGAGCATATGACCCAGCAGTTGCTGGGCCTCTCTCACCACCTGAACCAGCACCAGCAGGCCGCCAGCGACAGCCTGCGCAAGTTGGTGGAAGGGCGCATGGCCCAAAGCCTGGCCGAGGCCCGGGCCAGCCGCCAGGAGCTGCAGCAGCATTTTCAGCAGCTGCAAGAGGCCCTGGCCCAGCAGCTGCACCGGCTGCAGCAGGGCAATCTGCACAGCGCCGAGCAGTTGCGCGGCACGCTCAACGAGCGGCTGGCGGCCATACAGACCGACAACGCCGACAAGCTCGAAGCCATGCGCCGCACGGTGGACGAGAAGCTGCATGAGACGCTGGAGCAGCGCCTGGGCGAGTCCTTCAAGCTGGTCAGCGACCGGCTGGAGCAGGTGCACAAAGGCCTGGGCGAGATGCAGACCCTGGCCGGCAGCGTGGGTGATTTGAAGCGCGTGATGACCAATGTGAAGACCCGTGGCACCTGGGGCGAGGTGCAACTGGGCGCCATCATCGACAACGTGCTCACGCCCGCCCAGTACGCCAAGAACGTGAAGACTTTGCCGGGCAGCGACGAGCTGGTGGAGTTCGCCATCCGCCTTCCGGGCCAGGGCGGGGTGGACGACGCGCCAGTGTGGCTGCCCATCGACGCCAAATACCCGGTGGAGCATTACCAGCGCCTGCAGGATGCGCTGGACGCCGGTGAGCGCGCCCAGGTGGCCGCGGCCGGCAATGCCTTTGAATCCTCCATCCGTGCCGAGGCCAAAAAAATCGCCGCCAAATACCTGGCACCGCCCCACACCACGGACTTTGCCGTGATGTATCTGCCCAGCGAAAGCCTTTTTGCCGAGGTGCTGCGCCGGCCCGGTCTGGTCGAGGCCCTGCAAAACGACAGCCGCGTGGTGGTGACGGGGCCGGCCAATCTGGCGGCCATGCTCAGCAGTCTGCAAATGGGCTTCAAGACCCTTGCCATCGAGCAGCGTTCCTCCGAGGTCTGGGCGGTGCTGGGCCAGGTCAAGACCGAGTTCGCCAAGTTTGGTGAGGTGGTGGAGGCCACGCGCAAATCGATTGATGCCGCCGCCCGCCGCTTTGAGCAGGTGGATGTGCGCACCCGCGCCATACAGCGCAGGCTGCGCGGCGTGCAGGAGCTGCCTGCGCCAGGGGCAGATGCCCTGGGGGCCGCCATGGCGGTTGCTGCATTGCCGCCTGGAGAAGCGCCTGCGCAGCCGGGCGGAGCAGGACTGGATGATGAGGATGTGAACGCGTGA
- a CDS encoding HD-GYP domain-containing protein → MGSALDDADTLATAMASLHSNRHYLNAVARMAARREVVVAEPVVSALGVPLLEPGRVLDGNLLQLLGAHRLPAPLDAQLTVSDPVDITALYAEVMRLMEEHPLGRLLAAELGTEGALLGRALRLMHWPAQARFKMTLMQDQLPALFEHSLLMAMVALFLGIRAGWEEGQCARLAAAALLHDVGMLYMSNVWTDANYQLSDRERAQLAAHSITGSMVVQAMGAYPFSVEDAVLEHHECMDGSGYPRHLMGDAISPMGRVLMVAEVVSAFFGKYLAAAGQRLSLMLRLHAGRYPAEHVASVLSLLQHASSTAPAVSPDDVLRDCQTVATVLRYWASCKRVLPAQWQAQTGSRALMWMDTRMRALEVSLAESGAHPRPQEDWQRILAQMPDSAAELGLIHREVLWQLDSCMHTCQRRWPPNERSPSEVERALWTWIHSSRKALEQGRADAATTAPQA, encoded by the coding sequence ATGGGCAGTGCGCTAGATGACGCAGACACCTTGGCCACGGCCATGGCATCGCTACACAGCAATCGCCACTATCTGAACGCCGTAGCGCGCATGGCAGCGCGGCGCGAGGTGGTGGTGGCGGAGCCCGTGGTCTCGGCGCTGGGCGTGCCTTTGCTGGAGCCTGGCCGCGTGCTGGATGGCAATTTGCTGCAGCTGCTGGGCGCGCACCGCCTGCCTGCCCCGCTGGATGCGCAGCTCACGGTCAGCGATCCGGTGGACATCACCGCGCTGTATGCGGAGGTGATGCGCCTGATGGAGGAGCACCCCCTGGGCCGTTTGCTGGCCGCCGAGCTGGGCACCGAAGGTGCTTTGCTGGGCCGGGCCTTGCGGCTGATGCACTGGCCGGCGCAGGCACGCTTCAAGATGACGTTGATGCAGGACCAACTGCCCGCGCTGTTCGAGCACAGCCTGCTGATGGCCATGGTGGCCTTGTTCCTGGGCATTCGCGCCGGCTGGGAAGAGGGGCAGTGCGCCAGGCTGGCAGCGGCCGCTCTGCTGCACGATGTGGGCATGCTCTATATGTCCAACGTCTGGACGGATGCGAACTACCAGCTTTCCGACCGCGAGCGCGCCCAGCTGGCGGCGCACTCCATCACCGGCTCCATGGTGGTGCAGGCCATGGGGGCCTACCCCTTCAGTGTGGAAGACGCGGTGCTGGAACACCATGAATGCATGGATGGCAGCGGCTACCCACGCCATCTGATGGGCGATGCCATATCGCCCATGGGCCGCGTGCTGATGGTGGCCGAAGTGGTGTCCGCCTTTTTTGGCAAATACCTGGCCGCAGCTGGGCAGCGCCTGTCGCTGATGCTGCGCCTGCATGCAGGCCGCTATCCCGCCGAGCATGTGGCCTCGGTGCTCAGCTTGCTGCAGCACGCCAGCAGCACGGCGCCTGCGGTGTCACCGGACGATGTGCTGCGCGACTGCCAGACCGTGGCCACCGTGCTGCGTTACTGGGCCTCCTGCAAGCGCGTGCTGCCCGCGCAATGGCAGGCACAGACCGGTAGCCGCGCGCTGATGTGGATGGACACCCGCATGCGTGCGCTGGAAGTGTCGTTGGCCGAGTCCGGTGCCCACCCACGCCCCCAGGAGGACTGGCAGCGCATCCTGGCGCAAATGCCCGACAGCGCGGCCGAGCTGGGCCTGATTCACCGCGAAGTGCTGTGGCAGCTCGACAGCTGTATGCACACCTGCCAGCGCCGCTGGCCCCCCAACGAGCGCTCGCCCTCCGAAGTGGAGCGGGCGCTGTGGACCTGGATACACAGCAGCCGCAAAGCCTTGGAGCAAGGTCGTGCGGATGCCGCCACGACCGCGCCGCAGGCTTGA
- a CDS encoding MFS transporter, with the protein MNAALLRLIGAQISIHACMTGMRMATPLLALREGYSAAAVGFLLALFALTQVFLSLPAGRYADRHGLKRPLAWSVAAAMLGAGAAAVFPLYPVLCAAALLTGGASGAAIIALQRHVGRSAHDKTQLRKVFSWLAIGPAVSNFLGPFAAGLLIDYAGGQAASTTGFRAAFVLLALLPLAAWLLSRTVQESPQDAAPAAAQQATAWDLFQNRGFRRLLLMNWALSSCWDVHTFVVPILGHERGLSASVIGSILGAFAIAAAAIRLLVPLLSERISEWQVVFTAMVLAALLFMLYPLMPGAWSMGACSVLLGLVLGSVQPMVMSMIHQITPPQRHGEALGLRMMAINGSSVVMPMLFGTLGAVVGVSALFWAVGAVVGGSARLPWLIGRDDLPEHVSTP; encoded by the coding sequence GTGAATGCTGCCTTGCTGCGCCTGATTGGGGCGCAAATTTCCATCCATGCCTGTATGACGGGCATGCGCATGGCCACCCCCTTGCTGGCGCTGCGCGAAGGCTATTCGGCCGCCGCCGTGGGCTTTTTGCTGGCCTTGTTTGCCCTGACCCAGGTGTTTCTGTCCCTGCCTGCCGGCCGCTATGCCGACCGCCATGGCCTCAAACGCCCGCTGGCCTGGAGTGTGGCGGCCGCCATGCTGGGCGCCGGCGCGGCTGCGGTCTTTCCCCTCTACCCCGTGCTGTGCGCGGCGGCCTTGCTGACCGGGGGCGCCTCGGGCGCGGCCATCATCGCGCTGCAGCGCCATGTGGGGCGCAGCGCACATGACAAGACCCAGCTGCGCAAGGTGTTCAGCTGGCTGGCGATTGGCCCGGCGGTGTCCAATTTTCTGGGGCCGTTTGCGGCCGGCCTGCTGATTGACTATGCCGGTGGCCAGGCCGCCAGCACCACGGGTTTTCGCGCCGCCTTTGTGCTGCTGGCCCTGCTGCCACTGGCGGCCTGGCTGCTGTCGCGCACGGTGCAGGAGTCGCCACAGGACGCGGCACCCGCTGCGGCCCAGCAGGCCACGGCCTGGGATCTGTTCCAGAACCGGGGCTTTCGCCGCCTGCTGCTGATGAACTGGGCGCTGTCGTCCTGCTGGGATGTGCACACCTTTGTCGTGCCCATTTTGGGCCACGAGCGTGGGCTGTCGGCCTCGGTGATCGGCTCCATCCTGGGCGCGTTTGCCATTGCCGCCGCCGCCATCCGCCTGCTGGTGCCTTTGCTGTCCGAACGCATCAGCGAATGGCAGGTGGTGTTCACCGCCATGGTGCTGGCGGCGCTGCTGTTCATGCTCTATCCGCTGATGCCGGGGGCCTGGAGCATGGGGGCCTGTTCGGTGCTGCTGGGCCTGGTGCTGGGCTCGGTCCAGCCCATGGTGATGAGCATGATCCACCAGATCACGCCACCCCAGCGCCACGGTGAGGCCCTGGGCCTGCGCATGATGGCCATCAACGGCTCCAGCGTGGTCATGCCCATGCTGTTCGGCACCCTGGGCGCGGTGGTCGGTGTGTCGGCACTGTTCTGGGCCGTGGGCGCCGTGGTGGGCGGCAGCGCGCGCCTGCCCTGGCTGATTGGGCGGGATGATTTGCCGGAGCATGTAAGCACCCCCTGA
- a CDS encoding acyl-CoA thioesterase: MPAMTSSPSPRTSVRPEAQLRSSYRVFLPITTRWSDNDVYGHVNNVIYYSWFDTAVNAHLIAQGVLDFQGGDTIGLVVETQCNYFASLAYPQKVEAGIRVARLGGSSVRYEVGIFAEGSDSTAAAGHFVHVYVDAATRRPKPLPEALRAVLEALAVS, from the coding sequence ATGCCGGCCATGACTTCTTCGCCATCTCCCCGCACCTCGGTCCGCCCCGAGGCCCAGCTGCGCAGCAGCTACCGCGTCTTTCTTCCCATCACCACGCGCTGGTCGGACAACGATGTCTACGGCCATGTGAACAACGTCATCTATTACAGCTGGTTCGACACCGCCGTGAACGCCCATCTGATAGCGCAGGGCGTGCTGGACTTTCAGGGCGGCGACACCATAGGCTTGGTGGTGGAGACGCAGTGCAACTATTTTGCATCGCTGGCCTATCCGCAAAAAGTGGAGGCCGGCATTCGCGTGGCCCGTCTGGGCGGCAGCAGCGTGCGCTATGAGGTGGGTATTTTTGCCGAGGGCAGCGACAGCACGGCCGCGGCCGGCCACTTTGTCCATGTCTATGTGGATGCCGCCACGCGCCGGCCCAAGCCCTTGCCCGAAGCCCTGCGCGCTGTGCTGGAAGCATTGGCGGTTTCCTGA
- a CDS encoding 2-hydroxyacid dehydrogenase — MPAPRILIARAISPEVVDFLRQHFDVQANQEDVQWSPEELARQLQGKDGVLTTGSQTINAALLAACPQLKVVSNMAVGYNNFDVPAITAAGVQATNAPDVLTETTADFGFALLMATARRITESEHYLRAGLWKEWRYDLFAGAEVHGSTLGIIGMGRIGQGIARRGAHGFGMQVIYHNRSRLTPALEAECKARYVGKGELLQTADHVVLVLPFTPENRHTIGAAELAQMKPTATLINIARGGIVDDAALAQALRAKTIAAAGLDVFEGEPAVHPNLLTVPNVVLTPHIASATMGTRRAMAQLAADNLVAVLGGKAPLTPVNQPNATARAPRWS, encoded by the coding sequence ATGCCAGCCCCCCGCATTCTGATTGCCCGTGCCATCTCGCCCGAAGTGGTGGACTTTTTGCGCCAGCATTTCGATGTGCAGGCCAACCAGGAGGACGTGCAGTGGAGCCCCGAAGAACTGGCCCGCCAGCTGCAGGGCAAGGACGGCGTGCTGACCACGGGCTCGCAGACCATCAATGCCGCGCTGCTGGCCGCTTGCCCCCAGCTCAAGGTGGTCTCCAACATGGCCGTGGGCTATAACAACTTCGATGTGCCCGCCATCACGGCGGCCGGCGTGCAGGCCACCAATGCCCCCGATGTGCTGACCGAGACCACGGCCGACTTCGGCTTTGCGCTGTTGATGGCTACGGCCCGTCGTATCACCGAAAGCGAGCATTACCTGCGTGCCGGACTGTGGAAGGAATGGCGCTATGACCTGTTTGCCGGCGCCGAGGTGCATGGCAGCACGCTGGGCATCATCGGCATGGGTCGCATAGGCCAGGGCATTGCCAGACGTGGCGCCCATGGCTTTGGCATGCAGGTGATCTACCACAACCGCTCCCGTCTCACGCCTGCGCTGGAGGCCGAATGCAAGGCCCGCTATGTGGGCAAGGGCGAGTTGCTGCAGACCGCCGACCATGTGGTGCTGGTGTTGCCCTTCACGCCCGAAAACCGCCACACCATTGGCGCGGCCGAGCTGGCGCAGATGAAGCCCACGGCCACGCTGATCAATATCGCCCGCGGCGGCATTGTGGACGATGCGGCCCTGGCCCAGGCCCTGCGCGCCAAGACCATTGCGGCCGCCGGCCTGGATGTGTTTGAGGGCGAGCCCGCTGTCCACCCCAATCTGCTCACTGTGCCGAATGTGGTGCTGACCCCGCATATCGCCAGCGCCACCATGGGCACGCGCCGCGCCATGGCGCAGTTGGCGGCGGACAACCTGGTGGCCGTGCTGGGAGGTAAGGCGCCGCTGACCCCCGTCAACCAGCCCAACGCCACAGCCCGAGCACCACGCTGGTCTTGA
- a CDS encoding phasin family protein — MSLTADQILSAQKTNFETLFGLTAKAFEGVEKLVELNITATRAALTEASSHTQSLLSAKDAQELLSLQANLFQPLAEKTAAYNRHLYNIASATSSEFTKAFEEKAGELQKNFTNLVDSTAKNAPAGSETAVAVMKSAVSAATNAFDSMQKAVKQASDMAEANINAVASTAANAAQASTTRKR; from the coding sequence ATGTCCCTGACCGCTGACCAAATCCTGAGCGCACAAAAAACCAACTTCGAGACCCTGTTTGGTCTGACCGCCAAGGCCTTCGAAGGCGTGGAAAAGCTGGTGGAGCTGAACATCACCGCCACCCGCGCAGCACTGACCGAAGCTTCCAGCCACACCCAGTCGCTGCTGAGCGCCAAGGATGCACAGGAACTGCTGTCCCTGCAGGCCAACCTGTTCCAGCCCCTGGCCGAGAAGACCGCTGCCTACAACCGCCACCTGTACAACATCGCTTCGGCCACCAGCAGCGAATTCACCAAGGCTTTTGAAGAAAAGGCCGGCGAACTGCAAAAGAACTTCACCAACCTGGTGGACAGCACCGCCAAGAACGCTCCCGCCGGTTCCGAAACCGCTGTGGCCGTGATGAAGAGCGCCGTGTCTGCCGCCACCAACGCCTTTGACAGCATGCAAAAGGCCGTCAAGCAAGCCTCCGACATGGCCGAAGCCAACATCAACGCCGTGGCCAGCACCGCAGCCAACGCTGCCCAAGCCTCCACCACCCGCAAGCGTTGA
- a CDS encoding 3-hydroxyacyl-CoA dehydrogenase → MDIQGKVFIVTGGASGLGEGTARMLAAKGGKVVIADMQQDKGEAVAQSIGGAFVRCDVSNEADGQAVVDKAVSLGKLMGLVNCAGVAPAEKTVGKNGAHNLALYQKVITVNLVGSFNMIRLAAAAMSANAPESTGERGVLISTASVAAYDGQMGQAAYAASKGGVVGMTLPIARDLARNGIRNMTIAPGIFGTPMLFGMPQEVQDALAAGVPFPSRLGTPEDYAKLACHIFENDMLNGEVIRLDGAIRLAPR, encoded by the coding sequence ATGGACATTCAAGGCAAGGTTTTCATCGTCACCGGCGGGGCATCCGGTCTGGGCGAAGGCACGGCACGCATGCTGGCAGCCAAGGGCGGCAAGGTCGTCATTGCCGACATGCAACAAGACAAGGGTGAGGCCGTGGCCCAATCCATTGGCGGCGCTTTCGTGCGCTGCGATGTCAGCAACGAGGCCGATGGCCAGGCCGTGGTCGACAAGGCCGTCTCGCTGGGCAAGCTGATGGGCCTAGTCAACTGCGCTGGCGTGGCACCTGCCGAGAAAACCGTGGGCAAGAACGGTGCCCACAATTTGGCGCTCTACCAGAAGGTGATCACCGTGAACCTGGTGGGCAGCTTCAACATGATCCGCCTGGCGGCCGCCGCCATGTCGGCCAACGCCCCCGAAAGCACGGGCGAGCGCGGCGTACTGATCTCCACCGCCAGCGTGGCTGCCTATGACGGCCAGATGGGCCAGGCAGCCTATGCTGCCTCCAAGGGCGGCGTGGTGGGCATGACCTTGCCCATCGCCCGTGACCTGGCCCGCAACGGCATCCGCAATATGACGATTGCCCCCGGCATCTTCGGCACACCCATGCTGTTTGGCATGCCCCAGGAAGTGCAGGACGCACTGGCCGCCGGCGTGCCCTTCCCCAGCCGCCTGGGCACTCCAGAGGACTACGCCAAGCTGGCCTGCCATATCTTTGAGAACGATATGCTCAACGGTGAAGTGATTCGCCTGGATGGTGCAATCCGCTTAGCCCCGCGTTGA
- a CDS encoding sodium:proton antiporter — MKLSRSTAVLISLALLPGAAMAADIDGATLSVLWGVPFAGILLSIALMPLLAPSFWHHHFGKVTAAWALAFLLPFAAVFGGHAALVNLVHALVAEYLPFVILLTALYTVAGGIYIRGNLHGTPLLNTGILAVGAVLASFMGTTGASMLLIRPLIRANDNRKHVAHVVVFFIFIVSNAGGSLTPLGDPPLFLGFLKGVDFSWTLRQLFPETLFLVGVLLAIFFALDSWLSRRDGERRLVDPTPDNATPTQLGFDGKLNFLLLGVVVALVLLSGMWRSETFFDLAGTQVGLPGLVRDVGLIVVTLLSLVLTPRAVHERNQFSWGPMQEVAKLFAGIFLTIIPVIAMLKAGTDGPFGAIVRAVTNPDGSPNPAMYFWATGALSSFLDNAPTYLVFFNTAGGDAQLLMTSMAATLGAISAGAVFMGANTYIGNAPNLMVKAIAEDRGVRMPSFFGYMAWSFGILLPLFVVMTFIWY; from the coding sequence ATGAAGCTTTCACGCAGTACCGCTGTGCTGATATCGCTGGCCCTGCTGCCCGGCGCTGCCATGGCGGCCGACATCGATGGCGCCACGCTGTCCGTGCTCTGGGGTGTGCCTTTTGCCGGTATCTTGCTGTCGATTGCGCTGATGCCGCTGCTGGCGCCCAGCTTCTGGCACCACCATTTCGGCAAGGTCACCGCCGCCTGGGCGCTGGCATTTTTGCTGCCCTTTGCCGCCGTCTTTGGAGGCCATGCGGCCCTGGTGAACCTGGTGCATGCGCTGGTGGCCGAATACCTGCCCTTTGTGATCTTGCTGACCGCGCTCTACACCGTGGCCGGCGGCATCTATATCCGCGGCAATCTGCATGGCACGCCGCTGCTGAACACCGGGATTTTGGCGGTGGGCGCGGTGCTGGCCAGCTTTATGGGCACCACGGGAGCGTCCATGCTGCTGATTCGCCCGCTGATTCGCGCCAATGACAACCGCAAGCATGTGGCCCATGTGGTGGTGTTCTTCATCTTCATCGTCTCCAACGCTGGCGGCTCGCTCACGCCGCTGGGAGATCCGCCGCTGTTCCTGGGCTTTTTGAAGGGCGTGGACTTTAGCTGGACGCTGCGCCAGCTCTTCCCCGAAACCCTGTTCCTGGTGGGCGTGCTGCTGGCCATCTTTTTTGCACTGGACAGCTGGCTGAGCCGCCGCGATGGCGAGCGTCGCCTGGTGGACCCCACACCCGACAACGCCACGCCCACCCAGCTGGGCTTTGACGGCAAGCTCAACTTCTTGTTGCTGGGCGTGGTCGTGGCCCTGGTGCTGCTCAGCGGCATGTGGCGTTCGGAGACCTTCTTTGATCTGGCCGGTACCCAGGTGGGCCTGCCGGGCCTGGTGCGCGATGTGGGTCTGATCGTGGTGACCCTGCTGTCCCTGGTGCTGACGCCACGCGCCGTGCACGAGCGCAACCAGTTTAGCTGGGGCCCCATGCAGGAGGTGGCCAAGCTGTTTGCTGGCATCTTTTTGACCATCATCCCCGTCATTGCCATGCTCAAGGCCGGCACGGATGGCCCATTCGGCGCCATCGTGCGGGCCGTGACCAACCCGGACGGCTCGCCCAATCCCGCCATGTACTTCTGGGCGACAGGTGCGCTCTCGTCCTTCCTGGACAATGCACCCACTTACCTGGTGTTCTTCAACACGGCCGGAGGCGATGCCCAGCTGCTGATGACCAGCATGGCGGCCACGCTGGGGGCTATTTCGGCCGGCGCCGTGTTCATGGGCGCCAACACCTATATCGGCAACGCCCCCAATCTGATGGTCAAGGCCATTGCCGAAGACCGTGGCGTGCGCATGCCCAGCTTCTTTGGCTATATGGCCTGGTCGTTCGGCATTTTGCTGCCGCTGTTCGTGGTGATGACCTTCATCTGGTACTGA
- the pncB gene encoding nicotinate phosphoribosyltransferase, with translation MIIHSLLDTDLYKFTMMQVVLHQFPGATVEYKFKCRNPGVQLAPYVEEIRAEIRHLCSLGFAQDELDYLRSLRYIKSDFVDFLGLFRLNEKYIELTPRASGEIDITIQGPWLHTILFEIPVLAIVNEVYFRNTQPQPDWSEGRERLQAKIGQMRGDSLEHLKIADYGTRRRFSRGWHEEVLRTLCSDLGAGEQRPAPGHGPGQFAGTSNVLFAKQLGILPLGTMAHEYLQACQALGPRLRDSQIYGFESWAREYRGDLGIALSDVYGMSAFLRDFDQYFCKLFDGARHDSGDPFAWGERLLAHYRANRVDPLTKTLIFSDALTIPRTIELYRRFHGRCLLAFGIGTNLTNDLGYEPLQIVIKMTRCNGQPVAKLSDTPGKSMCEDEKYLAYLRQVFDIAHVA, from the coding sequence ATGATCATCCACAGCCTGCTCGACACCGATCTGTACAAGTTCACGATGATGCAGGTCGTGCTGCACCAGTTCCCGGGTGCCACGGTGGAGTACAAGTTCAAGTGCCGCAACCCCGGCGTGCAACTGGCCCCCTATGTGGAAGAGATACGCGCTGAAATCCGCCATCTCTGCAGCCTGGGCTTTGCGCAGGATGAGCTCGACTACCTGCGCTCGCTGCGCTATATCAAGAGCGATTTCGTGGATTTTCTGGGGCTGTTTCGCCTCAATGAAAAATACATCGAGCTCACGCCACGGGCCAGTGGCGAGATCGACATCACCATCCAGGGGCCCTGGCTGCACACCATTCTTTTCGAGATCCCGGTGCTGGCCATCGTCAACGAGGTGTATTTCCGCAATACCCAGCCCCAGCCCGACTGGAGCGAAGGCCGAGAGCGTCTGCAGGCCAAGATCGGCCAGATGCGCGGGGACAGTCTGGAGCATCTGAAGATTGCCGACTACGGCACGCGCCGGCGCTTTTCCCGCGGCTGGCATGAGGAGGTGTTGCGCACTCTGTGCAGCGACCTGGGCGCGGGCGAGCAGCGGCCGGCACCCGGCCACGGGCCTGGCCAGTTTGCCGGCACCAGCAATGTGCTGTTTGCCAAGCAGCTGGGCATCTTGCCCCTGGGCACCATGGCACATGAATACCTGCAGGCCTGCCAGGCCCTGGGCCCCCGGCTACGCGACAGCCAGATCTACGGCTTTGAATCCTGGGCGCGTGAATACCGGGGCGACCTGGGCATCGCCCTGTCCGATGTGTATGGCATGAGCGCCTTTTTGCGCGACTTCGACCAGTATTTCTGCAAGCTTTTCGACGGTGCCCGCCACGACAGCGGCGACCCCTTTGCCTGGGGCGAGCGCCTGCTGGCGCATTACCGCGCCAACCGCGTGGACCCGCTGACCAAGACGCTGATCTTCAGCGACGCGCTGACCATTCCACGCACCATAGAGCTGTACCGGCGCTTTCACGGCCGCTGCCTGCTGGCCTTTGGCATTGGCACCAATCTGACCAATGACTTGGGCTATGAGCCGCTGCAGATCGTGATCAAAATGACACGCTGCAACGGACAGCCCGTGGCCAAGCTGTCCGACACGCCCGGCAAAAGCATGTGTGAGGACGAGAAATACCTGGCCTATCTGCGCCAGGTGTTTGACATTGCCCACGTTGCATGA